The following proteins come from a genomic window of Lycium ferocissimum isolate CSIRO_LF1 chromosome 4, AGI_CSIRO_Lferr_CH_V1, whole genome shotgun sequence:
- the LOC132051665 gene encoding L-idonate 5-dehydrogenase-like — translation MVIKGHLSESDGEAEYSVTEEENLAVWLLSIKTLRIQPYRLPPLGPYDVKIRIKAVGICGSDIHHFKNMRVANFVVKKPMVLGHECAGIVEQVGSQVKFLMIGDRVALEPGISCRQCQLCKDDRYNLCRQMKFFGSPPTNGALANQVVHPGDLCFKLPDNISLEEGAMCEPLSVGVHACRRAQVGPETKLVIIGAGPIGLVTMLAARAFGSPKIVIVDIDDCRLSFAKDLGADEIIKVSSSMQDVEEEVVQIRSAMGSPADLSFDCVGFNKTMSMALQATRAGGKVCLVGLGQREMTLPLTSAAAREVDVVGIFRYRNTWPLCIEFLKTGKIDVKPLITHRYKFTQEGVEEAFETSSRGGNAIKVMFNL, via the exons ATGGTGATCAAGGGACATTTATCAGAATCAGATGGTGAAGCAGAATACAGTGTAACAGAAGAAGAGAACTTGGCAGTTTGGCTTCTTAGTATCAAAACACTTCGGATTCAGCCATATAGGCTCCCACCTCTTG GTCCTTATGATGTCAAGATTCGAATTAAAGCTGTTGGTATATGTGGAAGTGATATCCATCACTTTAAG AATATGAGAGTAGCAAATTTCGTGGTTAAAAAGCCGATGGTACTTGGGCATGAGTGTGCTGGAATTGTAGAACAAGTTGGTAGCCAAGTGAAATTTCTGATGATCGGTGATCGGGTAGCTTTGGAGCCTGGTATTAGTTGCAGGCAGTGTCAATTATGCAAAGACGATCGCTACAATCTCTGCCGTCAAATGAAATTCTTTGGCTCTCCTCCAACTAATGGTGCTTTAGCCAACCAG GTGGTGCATCCTGGAGATCTATGTTTTAAGTTACCAGATAATATAAGCTTGGAGGAAGGTGCAATGTGTGAACCTTTGAGTGTTGGTGTCCATGCTTGCCGCCGTGCCCAAGTGGGTCCAGAAACCAAACTAGTGATCATAGGTGCAGGACCTATTGGCCTTGTCACTATGCTGGCAGCTCGTGCTTTTGGATCACCCAAGATAGTCATCGTTGATATAGATGATTGCCGATTATCTTTCGCGAAAGACCTCGGTGCTGATGAGATCATTAAAGTTTCTTCTAGTATGCAG GATGTGGAAGAGGAAGTGGTGCAAATACGTAGTGCAATGGGTAGTCCTGCGGATTTGAGCTTTGATTGTGTTGGTTTTAACAAGACTATGTCAATGGCTCTGCAAGCCACCCGTGCTGGTGGTAAAGTTTGCCTCGTTGGATTAGGTCAGCGTGAGATGACTCTCCCTCTTACTTCAGCTGCTGCAAG GGAGGTGGATGTCGTGGGCATTTTCAGATATCGGAATACATGGCCACTCTGCATTGAATTTCTGAAAACTGGTAAAATAGACGTGAAGCCGCTCATAACCCACAGGTATAAGTTCACTCAAGAGGGTGTGGAAGAAGCCTTTGAGACCAGTTCTCGCGGTGGAAATGCCATCAAGGTCATGTTCAACCTGTAG
- the LOC132051666 gene encoding uncharacterized protein LOC132051666 has protein sequence MEKCRLLLLLAVISSIFRLLHATDGDADPIYKACVGHCKETGCMGEKCFQHCNFSSGEKPIDGPWYLQEPLYLRWKQYDCLSDCQYHCMLAREEERQKLGLKPIKYHGKWPFRRVYGIQEPVSVALSAFNLAIQFHGWVSFFILVNYKLPFSPKNKPYYEYTGLWHIYAILSMNAWIWSAVSHSRDVEFTEKLDYSSVAALVGYSLLLAILRVFNVRDEASRIMVAAPLVAFVTTHILYLNFYQLDHGLNIKVCVAMTMLQFVLWAVWAGFTRHPSRWKLWLVVAGGTLATLLKIYEFPPYMGYVDADALWHAFAIPLTYLWWSFVRDDSEYGTTTVIKKAK, from the exons ATGGAAAAATGTCGTTTGCTTCTGTTACTTGCCgtaatttcttctattttccGGCTTCTCCATGCTACCGACGGTGATGCTGATCCGATTTACAA AGCATGTGTTGGTCACTGCAAGGAGACTGGATGTATGGGGGAAAAATGCTTTCAACATTGTAACTTCTCTTCTGGGGAAAAACCAATTGATGGTCCATGGTACCTACAGGAACCACTTTATCTGAGATGGAAACAGTACGACTGCCTTAGTGATTGTCAATACCACTGTATGCTTGCCAGAGAGGAAGAAAGGCAGAAACTTGGTCTTAAGCCTATCAAATATCATGGGAAATGGCCATTCCGGCGTGTCTATGGGATCCAG GAACCTGTTTCTGTGGCTCTCTCTGCCTTTAACCTTGCTATACAATTCCATGGATGGGTATCCTTTTTTATCCTAGTGAACTACAAGCTACCTTTTAGCCCAAAGAACAAGCCATATTATGAATACACCGGCTTGTGGCATATTTATGCAATTTTATCAATGAACGCTTGGATCTGGAGTGCTGTTTCCCATAGTAG AGATGTAGAATTTACTGAGAAGCTGGACTATTCGTCCGTGGCTGCATTGGTTGGGtattctcttcttcttgctATATTGCGAGTCTTCAATGTGAGAGATGAGGCATCAAGGATAATGGTTGCTGCTCCCCTTGTTGCGTTTGTGacaacccatatcttgtatctGAACTTTTATCAACTCGACCATG GATTAAACATCAAGGTCTGTGTTGCTATGACAATGCTGCAGTTTGTCTTATGGGCGGTCTGGGCAGGTTTTACTCGCCATCCATCACGCTGGAAGTTGTGGCTTGTGGTGGCTGGTGGAACCCTTGCTACACTCCTTAAGATATATGAGTTTCCTCCCTATATGGGATATGTAGATGCTGATGCTTTATGGCACGCTTTCGCCATTCCTCTGACCTACTTGTGGTGGAGTTTTGTAAGGGATGATAGTGAATATGGAACAACAACTGTCATCAAGAAAGCGAAGTAG
- the LOC132051664 gene encoding pentatricopeptide repeat-containing protein At2g22410, mitochondrial-like, which translates to MKLSRLFSSTVQKPSPYLNISNSTKELHCHLIRTQNHSKDPFAIYNYMIRVLVKNDQPIDALHLFDKMRQQGLHGNNLTFIFIFKACLQVSDIVLGNAVHVNVLKLGYESYLYVCNSLIYLYGCCGDLGCARKVFDEMSERDLVSWNSLICGYSQCNRYNEVLGLFALMKEENVKADAVTLVKVVLACSYLREFEMVDYVAKYIGDNCVRIDVYLGNTLIDAYGRRGLVSLAEEVFAKMEERNVVSWNAMIMGYAKAEDLRDARDLFDKMPKRDVISWTSMITGYCQANRFSEAIALFQEMMAIKVKPDEITVASVLSACARLGTLDVGKAVHDYVCQHDVKMDIYVGNALVDMYCKCGSVNTALEVFLSMRKKDTVSWTSIISGLAVNGFHDKALQLFSQMLGDGCKPTHGTFIGALLACAHAGLVDKGLEYFESMEKHHGLVPEMKHYGCVVDLLCRSGNLNRAFEFINLMPMAADVVLWRMLLSACKLHGNVVLAEIAANKLLQLDPDNGGNYVLSSSTYATAERWDDAMKIRQLMDEGTVQRPLGWSSIEVNAIV; encoded by the coding sequence atgaaactctCAAGACTATTTTCGTCCACTGTCCAAAAACCATCGCCATACTTGAACATCTCAAACTCAACTAAAGAACTTCATTGCCACCTCATCAGAACTCAAAATCACTCCAAAGACCCTTTTGCTATTTATAATTACATGATTCGTGTGTTAGTCAAAAATGATCAACCCATTGATGCACTCCACCTGTTTGACAAAATGCGTCAACAAGGATTACATGGAAATAACCtcactttcatttttatatttaaagcTTGCTTACAAGTTTCAGATATTGTTCTTGGAAATGCAGTTCATGTTAATGTTTTGAAGCTTGGGTATGAGTCCtatttgtatgtatgtaattCTTTGATTTATTTGTATGGTTGTTGTGGTGATTTGGGTTGTGCTAGAaaggtgtttgatgaaatgTCTGAGAGAGATTTAGTATCATGGAACTCATTGATTTGTGGGTATAGTCAATGTAATAGATATAATGAAGTGTTGGGTCTTTTTGCTTtaatgaaagaagaaaatgtgaAGGCGGACGCGGTGACATTAGTGAAAGTAGTGCTAGCTTGTAGCTATTTAAGGGAATTTGAGATGGTGGATTATGTCGCGAAGTATATTGGGGATAATTGTGTGAGAATTGATGTGTATTTGGGAAATACATTGATCGATGCGTATGGTAGACGTGGATTAGTTAGCTTAGCTGAAGAAGTTTTTGCTAAGATGGAAGAGAGAAATGTGGTTTCTTGGAATGCCATGATCATGGGGTATGCTAAAGCAGAGGATTTAAGGGATGCAAGGGATCTTTTCGACAAGATGCCTAAAAGAGATGTGATTTCTTGGACTTCTATGATCACGGGGTATTGTCAAGCTAATCGATTTTCAGAAGCTATTGCACTTTTCCAAGAGATGATGGCGATTAAGGTTAAGCCTGATGAAATTACGGTTGCTAGTGTGCTTTCTGCTTGTGCGCGTTTAGGTACACTTGATGTGGGTAAGGCAGTACATGATTATGTTTGTCAGCATGACGTTAAAATGGATATTTATGTGGGGAATGCGTTGGTGGATATGTACTGCAAATGCGGATCTGTTAATACAGCCTTGGAAGTGTTTTTGAGCATGAGGAAAAAGGATACTGTTTCTTGGACTTCGATAATCTCTGGCCTTGCAGTGAATGGATTTCATGATAAGGCTCTTCAGCTCTTCTCACAGATGTTAGGAGACGGTTGTAAGCCAACTCACGGTACATTCATTGGCGCACTACTTGCTTGTGCTCATGCAGGTTTGGTGGACAAAGGTTTGGAATACTTTGAGAGTATGGAAAAACATCATGGATTGGTGCCAGAAATGAAGCATTACGgttgtgttgttgatttgttgtgCCGCTCTGGTAATTTAAATAGAGCGTTTGAGTTTATAAATCTTATGCCTATGGCGGCAGATGTGGTTTTGTGGAGAATGTTGCTTAGTGCTTGTAAACTTCACGGTAATGTGGTTCTTGCTGAAATTGCTGCAAACAAACTTCTTCAATTAGATCCTGATAATGGTGGTAATTATGTTCTGTCATCAAGCACTTATGCCACTGCAGAGAGGTGGGACGATGCAATGAAAATAAGGCAATTGATGGATGAGGGTACAGTACAGAGGCCATTAGGCTGGAGTTCAATTGAAGTAAATGCAATCGTCTAG